Within the Burkholderia mayonis genome, the region GGCAGCGTCGAATGTTTCTGACACAAGTGGCAAAGCACTGACGATGCCTGGCGTTTCCGCTGCCCGTTTGCGTTCCGGCAGCTTTCGATAGTCAAACCCGGCGCACTGCGCCGGGCACTGGGGGACCACACGAAATGGACACCAAACCGCAACTTTCCCGGCCGACGCCGACGCGTGCGCGCGTCGTGCGCGGCGCGGCGCTCGCCGCCGCGTGCTGCGCCGGGCTCCTCACCGTCTTCGCCGCGTCCGCGCAGGACGCCGTCGAAAACGCCGCAATCACGAAGGGCGTCGCAGCAGCGCCGATGGCGATCGGCCGCGGGCCGATGCAGATGACGATCAGCATGGCGCCCGCTCCCGTCGCCGGCGCAGCCGCCGCCGCCGAAACCGCAGCGCCGCTGCGCGGTCCGAACTGCGTCGGCGAGATGCGCGAGGCGACGAGCGTCAGCGTGCCGCTCGGCAAGTCGCTGCTCGTACCGCTCGACGAGCCGGTGCGCAACCGCACGATCGGCAATCCCGCCGTCGCGCAGGCGACGATGGTGTCGCCGCGCACGCTCTACCTCGTCGGTCTGTCGGTCGGCACGACGAACATGATCGTTCAGGGCAGGAGCGGCGCGTGCCAGATCATCGACGTCGCGGTCGGCGCGGACGCGGGCGGCCTGCAGACGTCGCTGCGCCAGTTGATGCCCGCCGAACGCGACATCCGCGTGTCGACCGCCGCCGACACGATCGTCCTCGCGGGCAACGTGTCGAGCGCGCAGGCCTCGCAGCAGGCGGTCGCGATCGCGAAGGCGTACAGCGACCGCACGAATGTCGGCGGGGGCGGGGGCGCCGGCGCGGGCGCGGGCGCGGGCGGCCCGCGCGGCGGCGTGCTCAACATGCTGACCGTCACGTCGCCGCAGCAGGTGATGCTCGAGGTGAAGGTCGCCGAAGTGTCGAAGACACTGATCAACCAGATGGGGTCGGCCGTCAACATCCAGGGCGGCTTCGGCTCGTGGACGGGTGCGCTCGTGACGAGCCTGCTCGCGGGCGTCGGCAACGGCATCGCCGTGAGCAAGTCGAACAAGCTGCCGCTCAACGGCTCGATCGACGCGCAGAACACCGACCAGCCGGTCAAGATCCTCGCCGAACCGCGGCTCGTCACGATCAGCGGCCAGGAAGCGACGTTCCTCGCGGGCGGCAAGATCTTCATCCCGGTTCCGCAGAGCAGCGGCACCGGCACGACGACGATCACGCTGCAGGAAGAGGAATTCGGCGTCGGGCTGAAGTTCACGCCGACCGTGCTGTCGAACGGCCGGATCAGCCTGAAGGTCGCGCCTGAAGTGTCCGAGCTGTCGCCGACGGGCGTCACGCTGTCCGCGACGAACGTGAGCGGCGTGTCGATCCTGCCGCTCATCACGACGCGGCGCGCATCGACGACGGTGCAGATGGGCGACGGCCAGACGTTCGCGATCGGCGGCCTCATCAAGGACAACGCGCAAGGCACGCTGAAGGCGCTGCCCGGCATCGGCGAGCTGCCCGTGCTCGGCGCGCTGTTCCGCAGCACGTCGTTCCAGCAGGATCGCACCGAGCTCGTGTTCATCATCACGCCGCATCTGGTGAAGCCGCTCGAAACCGCCGACGTGCCGCTGCCGACCGACAGCTTCACGAAGCCGAATGAAGTCGACGTCTATGCGACGGGCAACATGGAAGGCCGTGGCGCGATGCGCAAGCGGGAAGCCGCACCCGCGAATGCCGCACCTGCCGGCGCCGCCGCACCCGCGAATGCCGCGCCGATGAGCGCTGCCCCTGTCAATGCCGCCCCGGCGGCCGCCGCGCCGACGAGCACCGCGCCCGCCGCTGCCGCTGCGCCCGCGAATGCTGCGCCCGTGAACGCCGCGCTGACCACCGCCGCACCGGCGAACGTCGCGCAGGATGCCGCGCAGACGTCCGCGCCTGCGCGTCCGTCGGCGACCGTGCACGCGCCGCCGCCCGCGTTGCCGTCCGCGTCCGCGATCGCGCAGCGGCAAGGCGCGCGCGCCGCCGTGCCGGGCGCCGCGCCGGCCGTGCCCGCCGCACCCGCGGCCGCCACCGCATCGCCCACGCCCGCCGCGCTCGCGGCGCCGGCTCCCGCCGGCGCGACCGCGAAGCGCCAAGGCGCCGCACAGCCGTCGCAACAGCTCGCCAACGCAGGCGCGATCGCGCAGCCCGTCGACCACTGAATTTCCGCAAGGGGACGCACATGAACCTCGATTACTTCACGCTGACGCGCCGCCTCGTGCTCGCCGCGTCGCTCGCCGCCTCGCTCGGCGGCTGCATGAACAGCACGCCCGTCTGGGACAGCCGCTTCGGCGATTCGGTACGCGCCGTGATGCAGGCCCAGATCATCGATCCGCACGCAGCCGAGCACACGAAGTCGGCGCTCGGCATCGACGGCAAGTCAGCCGCCGCCGCGCTCGAGAACTACGACAAGTCGTTCCAGCAGATCGAGCCCACGCCGAACGCTTTCGTGATCGGCGTCGGCGGCGGCAAGACGGGCGGTCAATAACCACCACTCGCTCAGGGAGACCGTCATGTCTCGCGTCACTTCTTCATCAGGCGCCGCCCTTCACGGCGGGCGGCGCCGGCAGCGCGGCGTCGTATCGATTCTCGTCGCGCTGATGCTCGCGGTGCTGATCGGCTTCGTCGGCCTCGCGCTGGATCTCGGCAAGCTCTACGTGACGCGCAGCGAGCTGCAGAACAGCGCGGACGCATGCGCGCTCGCCGCGGCGCGCGACCTGACGGGCGCCACGATCAACTTGTCCGTGTCCGAGGCGGCCGGCATCACCGCCGGCCACCTCAACTACGCGCAGTTCGAGCAATTTCCGGTTCAGTTGCAGACGAACTCGAACGTCACGTTCACCGATTCGCTCAGCAATCCGTTTCAACCGAAGAGCTCGATCGCCTCGCCCTCGTCGATCAAGTACGTGAAGTGCACGACGTCGCGAACAGGCATCGTCAACTGGTTCATCCAGACGCTCGACATGGTGCCCGGCGTGACCGTCGCGAACGCGTCGGTATCCGCGACGGCCGTCGCGACCGTCGGCGCCGCGCAGACTACCTGCGCGATCCCGGTGTTCGTCTGCAAGGCCGGCACGCAAACGAGCCCGCCCGTGGCCGGCGCGTCGTACAACATCGGCGACTGGCTCGCCGCGAAGACGGGCGCGCCGCCGTCGTTCGGTGCGGGCAACTTCGGGTGGGCGGCGCTCGACGGGTCGAACAGCGCGTCGTCGATCAAGAGCGAGCTGACGGGCAACTACTGCGCGCTGCCCGCCACCGGATCGCAGATCGGCTCGCCGGGCAACAAGGTCGCGGACAGCGCCGCATACAACACGCGCTTCGGTATCTACGCGAATCCGTACAAGGACCCGTCATACGGCACGCCCGATTTCACCGGCTACGCGTACGACGCAACCACGTGGCTCGCGCAGAGCAACGCGTATTCGGATTTCGTGACCAAGCGCACGACGTTCACGAGCTACCAGGGCGACCATCTTTCCGGCATCACCACGAGCGGCACGTACAGCGCGAGCTACTACCAAGCGGGCGCCGACAGGCGTCTCGCACTCGCGCCCGAAGTCGACTGCTCGGTGCTGCTGAGCGGCCACAGCGCGCCCGTGCTGTCGTGGGACTGCATGCTGATGCTCGATCCGATGGGTTCCGGCGGCGGTGCGGGTCCGATCCATCTCGAATATCGCGGCGCGTCGACGGCGCCCGGCAGCCCGTGTGCGACACAGGGCACGCCGGGCAACGGCAGTTCGGTCGGCCCGCAAGTGCCCGTGCTGCTCCAATGAACGAGAGGTGATCATGAACCGACTCTCATTCCGTCCCCGTCCGTCGCGGATGCGCGGCGCCGTCGCGGTCGAATTCGCGATCGTGATGATCCCGCTCGTGCTGCTCGTGACCGGCGTCGCGGAATTCGGCCGCGCGATCTACCAGTACGAAGCGCTGACGAAGGCGACGCGCGACGCGACGCGCTATCTGTCGACGTACCTGTCGAACGACCCCGCGTATCCGGTCGCGCAGGCGCAATGTCTCGCCGTCTACGGCAGCACGACCTGCGGCTCGACCGGCAGCGAGCTCGCACCGGGCCTGACGACGTCGATGGTCATCGTGTGCGATGCGTCGCACACGACGAACTGCGGCGACGCGTCCGATCCGGCGCAGTTCGCGAACGTGCCGACCTACGACACGAACAACGGCTCGCCCGATCCGGCGAATCTCGCAGGCAGCATGAATCTCGTCGAGGTCAAGATCAAGGGCTATCAGTACCAGCCGATCCCGGCGTTTCCGGGGCTGCCGGCCTTGACCTTCGGCAACATCGTCACCGTGATGAGGCAAGTGTCATGAACGCGCGCCCCTTCTCCCTGATCCGGCGCCGTGCGCAACGCGGCATGGCGGCCGTCGAGTTCGCGCTCGTCGCCGCGATCCTCTGCACGATCCTGATCGGCATCTGCGAATTCGGCCGCGTGCTGTTCTACTGGAACACCGCGAGCGAGGCGGTCCGCCTCGGCGCGCGCACGGCTACCGTTTGCGATGCCGACGCGTCCGTCGTGAAGACCCGCATCAGCCAACTGATGCCGCTCATCAGTAGTGCGGACGTGAACCTGTCGTATACGCCCGCCGGCTGCGATTCCGATGCGGCGACGGCGCGCAACACCTGCACGCTCGTCACCGTGTCGGTCACGAACGTCACGGTCAGGACGCTGATTCCGTTCGTGCCGCTCACGCTCACGATGCCGCCCTTCGTCACCACGCTGCCCCGCGAAAGTCTCGCGACGTCGACGGGCGGCCCGGTTTGCCAATGAACCCCACACGAGGTCAACGACCATGATCAACATCCTCGTAGCTTCCGAAGACGCATCGCGGCTCGCGCATCTCGCGCGGCTCGTCGGCGACGCCGGCCACTATCGCGTCACGCGCACGGTCGGCCGCGCCGCGCAGATCGTGCAGCGCACCGACGGCCTCGATGCGTTCGACATCCTGATGATCGACGGCCTTGCGCTCGACACCGCCGAGCTCGCCGCGATCGAGCGGCTGAGCCGTCTGCATCCGGGCCTGACGTGCATGCTCGTGACGACCGACGCAACGTCGCAGACGCTGCTCGACGCGATGCGCGCCGGCGTGCGCGACGTGCTGCACTGGCCGATCGAGCCGCGCGCGCTCGACGATGCGCTGAAGCGCGCGACCGCGCAGTGCACGCAGCGCGATACGCCCGACACGCGGATCGTGTCGTTCATGTCGTGCAAGGGCGGCGCGGGCACGAGCTTCGTCGCGGGCAACGTCGCGTACGAGATCGCCGAAGGCTCGCAGCGCCGCACCCTGCTGATCGACCTGAACCAGCAGTTCGCCGACGCCGCGTTCCTCGTCAGCGACCAGACGCCGCCGTCGACGGTCGCACAGCTCTGCGGGCAGCTCGAGCGGATGGACGGCGCGTTTCTCGACGCGAGCGTCGTGCGCGTGACCGACACGTTCCACGTGCTCGCGGGCGCGGGCGATCCGATCAAGGCCGCCGACCTCCGCGAGGACGCGCTCGAATGGATCCTCGGCGTCGCCGCGCCGCGCTACGACTTCGTGATCTTCGATCTCGGCGTGAGCCTGAACGCGGTGTCGATGGTCGCGCTCGACCGCAGCGACCACATCGAAGTCGTGCTGCAGCCGAGCATGCCGCACGTGCGCGCGGCCCGGCGCCTGCAGGAGTTGCTCGTGTCGCTCGGCTGCCCGCCCGACCGCATCCAGCTCGTGCTGAACCGGCAAACGCGCGCCTCCGACCGCGCGCGCGCGGCGCTCGAAGAAGTGCTCGCCATGCGCGCGGCGCACGTGATTCCCGACGATCCCGCCACGGTCGGCGAGGCAGTCGACCAGGGCGTTCCGCTCTCCCGGCTCGCGCGCAATAGCGGCGTCGCGCGCAGCCTGCAGGCGTTCGCGAAGCAGCTCGTCGACGGCGGACAGCGCCCGTGCCGCGAGAGCGCGCACGACACACCGCTGATCGCACGGCTCTTCAGTCGTAGCGCGACGCCCAAACTCAAATCGATGTAACACCGTTCGAGGAGATCACCATGTCATTGCGAGACCAGATGTCCGTGCGGCACACGCAACCGTTCATGTCCCGGAGCGACGCCGTCGGCGCGGCGACCGCGATGGCGCACGAAGCGTACCAGAAGCTGCGCCGCCAGATTCATGGCACCGTACTCGAGCGCGTCGAGCTCGAGCGCCTGTCGCGGATGCCCGCCGAGCAGGTGCGCACCGAGATCGCGTCGCTGATCGCGCGCATTCTCGACGACGAGAAGCTGCTCGCGAACGATCTCGAGCGGCGGCAGTTGACGATCGACATCTACGACGAAATGTTCGGCTTCGGCCCGCTCGAATCGCTGCTGCGCGACCCGACCGTGTCGGACATCCTCGTCAACACGGCGAGCGCCGTCTACGTCGAGCGGCACGGCCGGCTCGAGCTGACCGACGTCACGTTCTACGACGACGCGCACCTGATGAAGGTGATCGAGAAGATCGTGTCGCGCGTCGGCCGGCGGATCGACGAATCGAGCCCGATGGTCGACGCGCGCCTGCCCGACGGCTCGCGCGTGAACGCGATCATCCCGCCGTCCGCGATCGACGGCCCGTTGATGTCGATTCGTCGCTTCGCCGTCAATCCGCTGAAGATGGACGACCTCGTCAACTACCAGACGCTGACGCCGCCGATGGCGCAGTTGCTCGAGGCGCTCACGCGCGCGAAGGTCAACGTGCTCGTGTCGGGCGGCACCGGCAGCGGCAAGACGACGCTCCTCAACATCCTGTCCGGCTGCATTCCGGATGACGAACGGATCGTGACGATCGAAGACGCGGCGGAGCTGCAATTGCAGCAGCATCACGTGCTGCGGCTCGAAACGCGGCCGCCGAACATCGAAGGCAAGGGCGAGATCACGCAGCGCACGCTCGTGCGCAACGCGCTGCGGATGCGGCCCGACCGCATCATCCTCGGCGAAGTGCGCGGCGCCGAAGCGCTCGACATGCTGAACGCGATGAACACCGGCCACGAAGGCTCGCTCGCGACGATCCACGCGAACACGCCGCGCGACGCGCTGACCCGGCTCGAAAACATGATCGGCGTCTCGGGCCTTTCGCTGCCGCCGAAGACGATGCGTCAGCAGATCAGCTCCGCGCTGTCGGTCGTCGTGCAGACCACACGCCTCACGGACGGCAAGCGCAAGATCGTGAGCATCCAGGAACTGACCGGCATGGAAGGCGAAATCATCAACATGCAGGAGATCTTCACGTTCAAGCGCACCGGTCTCGACGCAAACGGCAACGTGCTCGGCTACTTCACCGCGACGGGCGTGCGGCCGAAGTTCGCCGAGCGCCTGATCGCGTTCGGCATCCAGTTGCCGGACGCGATGTACGACCCCGCACGCCGCTTCGAAGTGGCGTAAGCCCGCGCTGAATGAAGGAGCCTGTCATGGATGCGATCTTCTACGGTTTCATTCTCCTGCTGTTCGTCGCCGTGGTGCTGGCGTTCGAAGGCGTCTATCAATGGTGGAACGCCCGCCACGGCCCGGCCGCGCGGCGTATCGAGGCGCGCATCCGCGCGATGTCGGCGGGCGGCCAGGTGCAGAAGGAGCGGCTGTCGATCCTGAAGGAGCGGATGCTCAACGACGCGAAGCCGCTCGACCGCCTGCTGATGCGCATGCCTCGCGTGCAGACGCTCGACTTGCTGATCCAGCAGTCGGGACTCACGTGGTCGGTCGCGAAGCTTGCCTGCATCTCGCTCGCGATGCCGTTCGTCGTGTTCATCGCGCTCAGCTTCGCACCGCTGCCGCTGTGGACCGCGGCCGCGGTCGCCGTCACGACCGCGTGCCTGCCGACGCTGTTCGTGCAGCGCTGCCGGACGCGCCGTATGCGCAGGCTCGAACGGCAGTTGCCGGAAGCCTGCGACATGATCGCGCGCGCGCTGCGCGCGGGCCACTCGTTCTCGAGCGCGATCTCGATGGTGGGCGGGGAATTTGCGGAGCCGATGGGCGGCGAATTCCGGATCACGTTCGACGAGATCAACTACGGCGTGCCGCTGCCGGAAGCGCTGCTGAATCTCGCGACACGCGTACCGGTGCCCGACCTGCGCTACTTCGTGATCGCGGTGCTGATCCAGCGCGAGACGGGCGGCAACCTCGCCGAACTGCTCGACGGCATCGCGCTCCTGATCCGGGAGCGCTTCAAGCTGTTCGACAAGGTCCGCGTGCTGTCGGCGGAAGGCAAGCTGTCCGCGTGGATCCTGACGCTGCTGCCGTTCGGCACTGCGGCGCTCCTCGCGATCATGAATCCCGACTTCATCGCGGTGCTCTGGCAGGATCCGGCGGGCGTCCTGCTCGTCGGGGCCACGATCGCGTCGATGGCGTTCGGCATCGTGTGGATGCGGTACATCATCCGGATTCGCGTGTGAAGCCGCGCACGACGCATCCAGCCATCATTCGTTGAACGACATTCGGGGACTGTCATGGAAAATCTCAACGTCACGCACATCCTACTGCTGTTCGGCCTGTTCGCGATCGTCGTCGCGGGCGTGATGGCCGCGTGGTTCGCGTTCGCGCCGCGCCGCCTCGCGCGGCGTCTCGAGCAGATCGGCGGCGGCGCAGTCGCGGCGGGCGACGGCCCGACGCCGCCGACCGTCTGGGTCGAGAAGCTCGCCGAAATCTCGCTGCCGATCTCGAAGCTGTCGCTGCCAAAATCCGGCTGGGAGAATTCGCCGCTGCGGCTGCGCCTCATCAACGCCGGATGGCGCTCGCCGAGCGCGGCGCACTTGTACTTCGCCGCGAAAACCGTGCTTGCACTCGCGCTGCCTGCGGCCGCGATGCCGTTCCTGATCGGCACCGACTTCGCAGAGACTCCGTACGTGCCGGCAGCGATGCTCTTGCTGATCGGCACGTTCGGCTTCTATCTGCCGAACGCCGCGCTGTCGCGCCGCATCGCGTCGCGGCAGCGCGTCATCATCGAGGATTTTCCGGACGCGCTCGACCTGCTGATCGTTTGCGTCGAAGCGGGACTCGGGCTCGACGCGGCGCTGACGAAGGTCGCCGACGAGTTGCGGCTGCGCAGCCCCATCGTCGCGGACGAGCTCGGGCTGATGCTGCTCGAGATGCGCTCCGGCTTCTCGAAGGAGACCGCGCTGCGCAACCTCGCGCTGCGCACGGGCGCCGAAGACGTCGACGCGTTCAGCTCGATGCTGATCCAGGCGGACCGCTTCGGAACGAGCATCGGCGCGTCGCTGCGCGTGCTGTCGGACACGCTGCGCACGCAGCGGCGGATGCGCGCGGAGGAGCGCGCGGCGAAGATCGCGCTGAAGCTGCTGTTTCCACTGATCTTCTGCATCTTTCCGGCGCTGCTGACGGTGCTGCTCGGGCCCGCGTTCATTCATATCTACCGGACGCTGCTGCCGACGATGACGGGAGGTTGAGCGGCGCTCGCGGCGGCGCCGGGCGGCTTAGCCGTGCCGCAGGCGCCGTCCGGGCGGTCAGCCCGCCGCGCCGACAACAAGCAAGCCCAAAGCCGCGCGGCGGGTGGGGCGTAGACGGCAAGCCGCTCGCCGCGCTCGGCGACGGCGCGTTCGCCGCGCGCCCGACGGCGTTCACTGCCTATATAGAAATAGAGAAGCGCACGGCGCTCCGCCGCGCTTCCGCCTACGCCGGCTTGCTCGCGAGATCCAGCACCGAGCCGTCGCGCTTGAGCGTCGCGAGCACGATGCTCGAATTCGTCGACATCACACCGCGCGCGCGATGCAGCCGGTTCATCACGAAATCGGAAAAGTGATCGAGGCTGCGGGCGCGCACGGTCAGCACGTAGTTCGATTCGCCCGTGACCACCTGCGCGGCGACGACCTCCGGCCACGACTGGATCGCGGCGACGAACGAGTCGTGCCAGTCGTCGATGTCGGGACGCATCGCCACGTGCACGAGCGCCTCGAATTCGACGCCGATGCGCTTCGGCGCGATCACGCACCGATAGCCTTCGATCACGCCCTGCTCTTCCATCAGCTTCACGCGCCGCAGGCACGCGGACGGCGACAGCGCGACCGACGTCGCGAGGTCCTGATTGCTGATGCGGCCGTCGCTCTCCAGTTCGCGAAGGATGCGCATATCGGTACGGTCCAGGCTCATTTCGCAGAATCCCGCAAAAAGTCGATTTCGATTCGCAGACTCTATCACCACAAATCGATCTCAAGCACGATTTCAGAAGCACATTTCATTTTTTCGCCGATAACATGCGCCCCATGAATCGTGCAGCGAAGGCGGCCCGGAAGGCCGCCCGCGGCGCGCCGGCGCGGCCTTCGGGCGATGCGGCGCGCGGCGGCCCCGCCGCTGTTCCCATCAGCCCGCAGACAGCCTCCATCATGTTCGAACACATTCACGCATATCCCGGCGACCCGATCCTGTCGCTGTTCCAGGCATTCCAGCGCGATCCCGAGCCGCGCAAGGTCAACCTGAGCATCGGCCTTTATTACGACGAAAGCGGCGCCGTGCCGGTGCTGGACAGCGTGCGCGCGGCGGCGGCGCGGCTGAGCGAGCGGCACGATGCGCACACGTATCTGCCGATGGAAGGCTTGGCCGACTACCGGCGCGCGCTGCAATCGCTCGTGTTCGGCGCCGACAGCGCCGCGCTGCGCGACAAGCGGATCGCGACGGTGCAGACGGTCGGCGGCTCCGGCGCGCTGCGTCTCGGCGCGGACCTCATGAAGCGCTATTTCCCCGACAGCGCGATCTGGATCGGCGATCCGACCTGGGACAACCACCGCGTGCTGTTCGCCGCGGCGGGCCTCGACGTGCACACGTATCCGTATTACGACGCGGCGACGAACGGCATCCGCTTCGACGCGATGATGGCGACGCTCGACACGCTGCCCGCGCGCGCGATCGTGCTGCTGCAGCCGTGCTGCCACAACCCGACCGGCATCGATCTGTCGCGCGAGCAGTGGCGCGACATCGTCGCGCTGTGCAGCCGGCGCGGGCTGATCCCGTTTCTCGACATCGCGTATCAAGGCTTCGGCGACGGCCTCGACGACGACGCATGGCCGATCCGCGCGATGACCGACGCGGGGCTGCCCGTCGTCGTCAGCAACTCGTTCTCGAAGAACTTCTCGCTGTACGGCGAGCGCTGCGGCGGGCTGTCGATCGCGTGCGCGAACGAAAGCGAAGCGGCGCAGGTGCTGAGCCAGATTCAGGCAGGCGTGCGCCGCATCTATTCGAGCCCGCCGCTCTACGGCGCACGGCTGATCTCGACCGTGCTGAACGACGCGGCGCTCGCGCAGCAGTGGGATCGCGACGTCGCCGCGATGCGCGAGCGCATCAAGCGGATGCGCACGGCGCTCGCCGAGCGGCTCGCGGCGCGGCTGCCCGGCGCGTCGTTCGGCTACCTGATCGAGCAGCGCGGGATGTTCAGCTATACCGGCCTCGCCCCCGCCGAAGTCGACGCGCTGCGCGAAGACAACGGCGTCTACCTGCTGCGCTCCGGCCGCGCATGCGTCGCGGGCCTGAGCGACGTGAACGTCGACTACGTCGCGAACGCGATTGCCGCGGTGCTGAAGGCGCGCCGGATGCACGCCGCGGCGTGACGCGTTTCGCGCGACAGCGAAACCGAAACAAGAACCGAAGTCGAAGCCGGAACCGACTGAAACCGGCGGCGTGAACCGCGGCGCGCAAGCGCCGCGACGCTCCCGGCCCCGCCCTGACAATCAGATATCCGAAAGAGCTTCCCCATGCCCGACCTGATCCCCGTCGATCTGCCCGAGCCCGCACAGCCGTTCTCATGGGCCACGCATGCACACGGCCTGATGTTCACCGCGCACGGTCCCGTCGATGCGGCGGGCGCGATCGTCGGCGGCGACATCGCGCAGCAGGCGCGTCTCGCGCTGTCGAACCTCGCATCGGCCGTGCGCGCCGCCAAGGCTCGGATGCAGGACGTCGTTCAGGTGCTGCTGTACGTCGCCGACGCACGCGACATCCCCGTCATCGACACCGTCTACCGCGAATGCTTCGACGCGCCGTATCCGAACCGCGCCTGCGTCGCCGTGCAGGGCTTCGCGCATCCGGACATGCGCATCGAGCTCGTCGCGTACGTCGCGCTCGGGCAGCCGGCGAGCCGCGCCGCAGGCTAGGGCCGGTTCACGCCAATAACGGACCCGAGTCCGTCACTCGATCGACGCACCGCCGCCGGCCGACGACGCCGGCGGCGGCGCACGCGGAGCGTGTCGCAACACGGACGGCGGCGACCCGCTCGCCTCGCCGCGGCAAGGTTCCGCGCGGCGAGGGCTTTCCGCCGTCCGGCACAACGCCACATCGACAAGGAAACGAAGATGAACAGGTTTGGAGCATCGACATGGCCGATCGCGATCGGCATCGCGCTGTCGGGCCCTGCGTTCGCGCAGAGCTCGGTCACGCTGTACGGGATCGCCGACCAGAGCATCCGCTACACGACGCACGCCAGCGCCGCGAACGACGGCGCCGTGCAGATGGCGAACGGCGCGATCACGAACAGCCGCTGGGCCCTGAAGGGCGCCGA harbors:
- a CDS encoding Lrp/AsnC family transcriptional regulator is translated as MSLDRTDMRILRELESDGRISNQDLATSVALSPSACLRRVKLMEEQGVIEGYRCVIAPKRIGVEFEALVHVAMRPDIDDWHDSFVAAIQSWPEVVAAQVVTGESNYVLTVRARSLDHFSDFVMNRLHRARGVMSTNSSIVLATLKRDGSVLDLASKPA
- a CDS encoding amino acid aminotransferase — encoded protein: MFEHIHAYPGDPILSLFQAFQRDPEPRKVNLSIGLYYDESGAVPVLDSVRAAAARLSERHDAHTYLPMEGLADYRRALQSLVFGADSAALRDKRIATVQTVGGSGALRLGADLMKRYFPDSAIWIGDPTWDNHRVLFAAAGLDVHTYPYYDAATNGIRFDAMMATLDTLPARAIVLLQPCCHNPTGIDLSREQWRDIVALCSRRGLIPFLDIAYQGFGDGLDDDAWPIRAMTDAGLPVVVSNSFSKNFSLYGERCGGLSIACANESEAAQVLSQIQAGVRRIYSSPPLYGARLISTVLNDAALAQQWDRDVAAMRERIKRMRTALAERLAARLPGASFGYLIEQRGMFSYTGLAPAEVDALREDNGVYLLRSGRACVAGLSDVNVDYVANAIAAVLKARRMHAAA
- a CDS encoding RidA family protein — its product is MPDLIPVDLPEPAQPFSWATHAHGLMFTAHGPVDAAGAIVGGDIAQQARLALSNLASAVRAAKARMQDVVQVLLYVADARDIPVIDTVYRECFDAPYPNRACVAVQGFAHPDMRIELVAYVALGQPASRAAG